In Campylobacter vulpis, a genomic segment contains:
- a CDS encoding 30S ribosomal protein S1, which yields MNEANKKVQNNMEDFLEEEDFGKLLDAYDKSKEEAIFEGKIVAIKNDEVYVDIGKKSEGLLALEEIQDDKGNLTFNVGDSIKVATMGSRGGRVVVSHKKALRKEKVVKFIKSYNEENENIFDVKVISKNKGGLVAVDSDDVEFFIPKSQYSFKDSSNPVGKNFKVKIIKVDKEEQSIIASRKRVLEDERKKRKEIINEILDKNELIEGLVKKITTYGMFVDVGGIDGLVHYSEISYKGPVNPSSLYKEGDKVPVKIISYDKDKKHLSLSIKAALPDPWSEIKDSLEVGDTIKVVVSNIEPYGAFVDLGNDIEGFLHISEISWNKNIKNPKDYISKGEEIDVEVIEINPDERRLRVSLRNLLSKPFDEFSKMHKVGDMTQGIITSITAFGAFVKIDNVEGLLHNEDASWDRNDKCKELFKIGDEIKVKIIKIDEDNQKISLSTKELKNSPVQEYAKTHKIGDVVKGVIRDIKDFGVFVELSENVDALIHKEDINPTMLESLKIGDEIEAAIAFIDEKKNRIRLSVKNLLRLKEREVLNEINNDDKMTLGDIIKEQLS from the coding sequence ATGAACGAGGCGAACAAAAAAGTTCAAAACAATATGGAAGATTTTCTTGAGGAAGAAGATTTTGGAAAGCTTTTGGATGCTTATGATAAATCCAAAGAAGAGGCGATTTTTGAAGGTAAAATAGTCGCCATTAAAAATGATGAAGTCTATGTCGATATAGGCAAAAAATCAGAAGGCTTGTTAGCTCTAGAAGAAATTCAAGATGACAAAGGAAATTTAACTTTTAATGTAGGCGATAGCATTAAGGTCGCTACTATGGGTTCTCGTGGTGGTAGAGTTGTTGTTTCTCACAAAAAAGCTTTGAGAAAAGAGAAGGTTGTCAAATTTATTAAAAGCTATAATGAAGAAAATGAAAACATCTTTGATGTCAAGGTAATAAGCAAAAACAAAGGTGGGCTTGTCGCGGTTGATAGCGATGATGTAGAATTTTTCATCCCTAAATCTCAATATAGCTTTAAAGACTCCAGTAATCCTGTTGGTAAAAATTTTAAAGTCAAGATTATTAAAGTTGATAAAGAAGAGCAAAGCATTATTGCTTCTAGAAAAAGAGTTTTAGAAGACGAAAGAAAAAAACGCAAAGAAATTATTAACGAAATTTTAGATAAAAATGAACTTATTGAAGGGCTTGTGAAAAAAATTACCACTTATGGTATGTTTGTTGATGTAGGTGGTATAGATGGACTTGTGCATTATAGTGAAATTTCATATAAGGGCCCTGTTAATCCTAGCTCTCTCTACAAAGAAGGCGATAAAGTTCCTGTGAAAATTATCAGCTATGATAAAGATAAAAAACATCTGTCTCTATCGATAAAAGCTGCCTTACCTGATCCTTGGAGTGAGATAAAAGATAGCTTGGAAGTGGGAGATACTATTAAGGTTGTCGTTTCGAACATTGAGCCTTACGGAGCTTTTGTTGATTTAGGCAATGATATTGAAGGCTTTTTGCATATTAGTGAAATTTCTTGGAATAAAAACATAAAAAATCCAAAAGATTATATCAGCAAAGGTGAAGAAATCGATGTTGAAGTTATAGAAATTAACCCAGATGAAAGAAGATTGCGAGTTTCTCTTAGAAATTTACTTTCAAAACCTTTTGATGAATTTAGCAAGATGCATAAAGTAGGCGATATGACTCAAGGGATAATTACCTCCATTACTGCTTTTGGTGCTTTTGTAAAAATTGACAATGTTGAAGGACTTTTGCATAATGAAGATGCCTCTTGGGATAGAAATGACAAATGCAAAGAGCTTTTTAAAATCGGCGATGAAATCAAAGTAAAGATTATCAAAATTGACGAAGATAATCAAAAAATTTCGCTCAGCACAAAAGAATTAAAAAATAGCCCAGTCCAAGAATATGCTAAAACTCATAAAATCGGCGATGTAGTTAAGGGCGTAATTCGAGACATAAAGGATTTTGGAGTATTTGTAGAGCTTAGCGAAAATGTCGATGCATTGATTCACAAGGAAGATATTAATCCAACTATGCTTGAAAGTCTAAAAATCGGCGATGAAATAGAGGCGGCTATTGCTTTTATTGATGAAAAGAAAAATAGAATTCGTCTAAGTGTCAAAAATTTATTGAGACTCAAAGAAAGAGAAGTTTTAAATGAAATTAATAATGATGACAAAATGACTTTAGGCGATATTATTAAAGAACAGCTATCGTAA
- the abc-f gene encoding ribosomal protection-like ABC-F family protein, with amino-acid sequence MALIDIIEASKKFGEKTILNNVSFSVNENEKIAIIGKNGEGKSTLLKTLLGTLNLDSGRVIRQNNKSIALLSQNVNFDSNLSVEETIKIGLKEIYEALQTYEKLQSALEKHQNNALLKEIDAVIDFIESKDAWNINNKIMRFLKELKLESYKNRSLSTLSGGEIRRVGLCILLLQNPDILLLDEPTNHLDVYMCSFLENLLKNSKMCVIFISHDRYFIDEVAQKCLEIEEGKIRIFKGGYTHYLEKKTELLASLSKSHETLLKQLKSEEEWLRRGVKARLKRNEGRKERLLKMRELAKKNPSEIRKIRLEIERANLNFNQTQSTNRKKMLFELKNINLSFGEKRLFSNFNARILQGERIGIVGRNGSGKSSFLKLLLGEIKADSGEFKRGDLKIGYFDQARNCIDENKSLVEIFCPNGGDRVEVKGKNMHVFGYLKSFLFPKEYLDKSVALLSGGEKNRLALALLFTKEYDILILDEPTNDLDIATINILEEYLQNYEGAILLVSHDRYFVDKIATKIYAFENESINVLHIPYTQYLENEQELKEFDEFIKFEEKNSNMKEKTSKKLSYKENEILQKHPEKIEQLEREIKELQNALSNPQIYERLGIDNLYKQLEEAQKILEILENEYFLVLEKSEKEA; translated from the coding sequence GTGGCACTCATTGATATTATTGAAGCAAGTAAAAAATTTGGCGAAAAAACTATTTTAAACAATGTAAGCTTTAGTGTTAATGAAAATGAAAAAATTGCCATTATAGGTAAAAATGGTGAGGGGAAATCAACCCTACTCAAAACACTTTTAGGCACTCTCAATTTAGATAGCGGTAGGGTTATAAGACAAAATAATAAAAGCATTGCCCTACTTTCACAAAATGTGAATTTTGACAGTAATTTAAGCGTAGAAGAAACGATAAAAATAGGACTTAAAGAAATTTATGAAGCCTTACAAACTTACGAAAAACTACAAAGTGCTTTAGAAAAACACCAAAATAATGCTTTACTCAAAGAAATCGATGCGGTAATTGATTTTATAGAAAGTAAGGACGCTTGGAATATCAATAATAAAATTATGCGTTTTCTTAAGGAGCTAAAGCTAGAAAGCTATAAAAATAGAAGTCTATCCACACTTAGCGGAGGGGAAATTCGTCGCGTTGGACTTTGCATACTTTTGTTGCAAAATCCAGACATTTTACTTCTTGACGAGCCTACCAATCATTTAGATGTTTATATGTGCTCCTTTTTGGAAAATTTGCTAAAAAATTCTAAAATGTGTGTCATTTTTATCTCTCATGATCGTTACTTCATCGATGAAGTAGCACAGAAATGCTTAGAAATAGAAGAAGGAAAAATTCGCATTTTTAAGGGTGGCTATACGCATTATTTGGAGAAAAAAACAGAGCTTTTAGCTTCACTTTCTAAAAGCCACGAAACCCTGCTTAAACAACTTAAAAGCGAAGAAGAGTGGCTAAGAAGAGGTGTAAAAGCGCGTTTAAAACGCAATGAGGGGCGTAAAGAGAGGCTTTTGAAAATGCGAGAACTGGCTAAGAAAAATCCAAGCGAAATAAGAAAGATAAGACTTGAAATAGAAAGAGCAAATTTAAATTTCAATCAAACTCAAAGCACAAACCGCAAAAAAATGCTTTTTGAGCTTAAAAACATTAATTTGAGTTTTGGCGAAAAAAGGCTTTTTTCAAATTTTAATGCAAGAATTTTACAGGGCGAAAGAATAGGAATAGTGGGGCGTAATGGTAGCGGAAAATCAAGCTTTTTAAAACTTCTTTTAGGTGAAATCAAAGCTGATAGTGGGGAGTTTAAAAGAGGAGATTTAAAAATCGGCTATTTTGACCAAGCGAGAAATTGTATCGATGAAAATAAAAGCTTAGTGGAAATTTTTTGCCCAAATGGAGGCGATAGAGTGGAGGTAAAAGGGAAAAATATGCACGTTTTTGGCTATCTTAAAAGCTTTTTATTTCCTAAAGAATATTTAGATAAAAGTGTCGCCTTGTTAAGCGGAGGTGAAAAAAATCGCCTCGCCTTAGCCCTACTTTTCACTAAAGAATATGATATTTTAATTCTTGATGAGCCTACAAATGATCTTGATATAGCGACTATTAATATTTTAGAGGAATATTTGCAAAATTATGAAGGAGCCATTTTGCTTGTAAGCCACGATCGCTATTTTGTCGATAAAATCGCTACAAAAATTTATGCCTTTGAAAATGAAAGTATTAATGTGTTGCATATCCCCTACACACAATACTTAGAAAACGAGCAAGAATTAAAAGAATTTGACGAATTTATAAAATTTGAAGAAAAAAATTCAAATATGAAAGAAAAAACAAGCAAAAAGCTAAGTTATAAAGAAAATGAAATTTTGCAAAAACACCCCGAGAAAATAGAACAATTAGAACGCGAAATTAAAGAGCTTCAAAATGCTCTTTCTAATCCACAAATTTATGAAAGGCTTGGAATTGACAATCTTTACAAACAGCTTGAAGAGGCTCAAAAAATACTAGAAATCTTAGAAAATGAATACTTCCTCGTTTTGGAAAAAAGCGAAAAGGAAGCTTAA
- the serA gene encoding phosphoglycerate dehydrogenase, with the protein MKKKIIVCDAILDKGVQLLREAEDIDLIEAAKVPKDKLLDMLEDVEVAITRSSTDVDDTFLKHAKKLKALVRAGVGVDNVDIPNCSKQGVIVMNVPTANTIAAVELTMAHLISSARSFVNAHNFLKIERKWEREKWYGIELKGKTLGIIGFGNIGSRVAIRAKAFGMKILAYDPYISASKITDLGMKQVKHLDEILTQSDFITIHTPKTKETNGMIGSKEIAKMKDKIRLINCARGGLYTEDALCEGLKSGKIAWLGIDVFDKEPATNHPLLEFENISVTSHLGANTLESQENIAIEACEQALSAARGVAYPNALNLPIKTEDLPPFVEPYIELISKMAFLAVQIDKNPVKSIKIEAEGNISDYANSMLTFATVGALGGILGENINYVNAEFVAKEKGIELSCETLPNSGYNNKLSVKIATDNSSISVSGTVFNENEQRIVGLNGFKTDFKPKGKMLIFKNKDIPGVISKISSTLAKQNINIADFRLGRDGFGYALAVVLVDEVISKEVLDELNKLEVCVFVQYVEI; encoded by the coding sequence ATGAAAAAAAAGATTATAGTATGCGATGCCATCTTAGATAAGGGCGTGCAGCTTTTAAGAGAAGCAGAAGATATAGATCTAATCGAAGCAGCTAAAGTGCCTAAAGATAAACTTTTAGATATGCTCGAAGATGTTGAAGTTGCTATTACAAGAAGCTCAACGGATGTCGATGATACATTTCTTAAACACGCTAAAAAACTTAAAGCTCTCGTTCGTGCTGGTGTTGGCGTTGATAATGTCGATATTCCAAACTGCTCCAAACAGGGCGTTATAGTGATGAATGTCCCAACCGCCAACACCATAGCAGCCGTGGAACTCACTATGGCACATCTCATAAGCTCGGCAAGATCCTTTGTAAATGCACATAATTTTCTTAAAATCGAAAGAAAATGGGAAAGAGAAAAATGGTATGGCATAGAATTAAAAGGTAAAACCTTAGGTATTATAGGCTTTGGCAATATAGGCTCAAGAGTTGCCATTCGCGCTAAAGCTTTTGGTATGAAAATTTTAGCTTACGACCCATATATTAGTGCTTCCAAAATCACAGATTTGGGTATGAAGCAAGTAAAACATTTAGATGAAATTCTAACTCAAAGTGATTTTATTACAATTCACACTCCCAAAACAAAAGAAACAAATGGTATGATAGGCAGTAAAGAGATCGCAAAAATGAAAGATAAGATTAGACTAATCAATTGTGCAAGAGGTGGCTTATACACAGAAGACGCCTTATGTGAAGGGCTTAAAAGTGGCAAAATCGCTTGGCTTGGAATTGATGTGTTTGACAAAGAACCAGCCACAAATCACCCCCTTTTAGAATTTGAAAATATCTCCGTTACCTCCCATCTTGGTGCAAATACTTTAGAAAGTCAAGAAAATATCGCCATAGAAGCGTGTGAGCAAGCTTTAAGTGCTGCTAGGGGCGTGGCTTACCCTAACGCTTTAAATTTGCCTATTAAAACGGAAGATTTACCACCCTTTGTTGAGCCTTATATTGAGCTTATATCTAAAATGGCGTTTTTGGCTGTGCAAATTGATAAAAATCCTGTTAAATCCATAAAAATCGAAGCTGAGGGAAATATAAGTGATTACGCAAATTCTATGCTAACCTTCGCAACGGTTGGTGCATTAGGTGGAATTTTGGGAGAGAATATTAATTATGTTAATGCCGAATTTGTTGCCAAAGAAAAAGGTATAGAACTTTCTTGCGAAACTCTACCAAATAGCGGTTATAATAATAAACTTAGCGTAAAAATAGCGACAGACAACTCAAGCATTAGCGTTTCTGGCACAGTTTTTAATGAAAATGAGCAAAGAATAGTAGGACTTAACGGCTTTAAAACAGACTTTAAGCCAAAGGGTAAAATGCTTATCTTTAAAAACAAAGATATTCCGGGAGTTATTTCGAAAATAAGTTCTACACTTGCAAAACAAAATATTAATATAGCGGACTTTAGACTAGGACGAGATGGTTTTGGCTATGCTTTGGCTGTTGTTTTAGTCGATGAAGTAATTTCAAAAGAAGTTTTAGATGAGCTTAATAAGCTTGAGGTTTGCGTCTTTGTTCAATATGTAGAAATTTAA
- a CDS encoding 4-hydroxy-3-methylbut-2-enyl diphosphate reductase: protein MIIELAKNYGFCFGVKRAIKKAEQIKNAASIGPLIHNNEEISRLQNDFNVKTIQSINDLSDEKKAIIRTHGITKQDLALLKKRDIEIYDATCPFVTKPQQLCEKMSAEGYEIVIFGDENHPEVKGVKSYVSTKAYVILDEKELYNIKLPSKIAVVSQTTKKVENFMKIVNYLILKCKEVRVFNTICDATFKNQEAILELSQKSDVMVVVGGKNSANTKQLFLIAKQHCKDSYLIETQEELKAEWFKDKKHCGVSAGASTPDWIIKKVLERLEEFNRENS from the coding sequence TTGATTATTGAATTAGCAAAAAATTACGGCTTTTGTTTTGGTGTCAAAAGAGCTATTAAAAAAGCTGAACAAATTAAAAACGCTGCTAGTATAGGTCCTCTTATTCATAATAATGAGGAAATCTCGCGTTTGCAAAATGATTTTAATGTTAAAACCATACAAAGTATCAACGACTTAAGTGATGAAAAAAAAGCTATCATAAGAACGCACGGGATCACAAAGCAAGACTTAGCTCTCCTTAAAAAAAGAGACATAGAAATTTACGATGCCACCTGCCCCTTTGTAACTAAGCCTCAACAACTTTGCGAAAAAATGAGTGCTGAGGGCTATGAGATCGTAATTTTTGGCGATGAAAATCACCCTGAAGTTAAGGGAGTAAAAAGCTATGTTAGCACGAAAGCCTATGTGATTTTAGACGAAAAAGAATTATACAATATCAAACTTCCAAGTAAAATCGCTGTCGTTTCTCAAACCACGAAAAAAGTGGAAAATTTTATGAAAATTGTTAATTATTTAATACTTAAATGCAAAGAGGTTAGAGTATTTAATACCATTTGCGATGCCACTTTTAAAAATCAAGAAGCCATTTTAGAACTTTCTCAAAAAAGCGATGTGATGGTGGTCGTAGGAGGTAAAAACTCAGCCAACACTAAACAACTTTTTCTCATTGCTAAACAGCATTGCAAAGATAGCTATTTAATCGAAACTCAAGAAGAGTTAAAAGCAGAATGGTTTAAGGATAAAAAGCATTGCGGAGTAAGTGCTGGAGCTAGCACACCTGATTGGATCATTAAAAAAGTGCTTGAAAGATTGGAAGAATTTAATAGAGAAAATTCTTAA
- the aroA gene encoding 3-phosphoshikimate 1-carboxyvinyltransferase, translated as MKIKALKDGFKAELENVAADKSISHRFAIFALLSDKTSTAKNYLLAEDTLNTLKIIENLGAKVERNGSEVCISPSARIKEPTCILECGNSGTAMRLMIGFLAGVAGFFVLSGDKYLNKRPMKRICEPLREIGAKIMGREDANFAPICIEGQKLKNFNYISEISSAQVKTAMILAGFRADKISYFKESFLSRNHSENMLSFMEAPLKIKQTSLEISPLKKPLKPLNITIPNDPSSAFYFILAALILPNSQICIKNVLLNPTRIEAYKVLEKMGANISYKFDEKNFEQIGTIYASSSKLQAIEVSENIPWLIDEAPALAIAFALANGTSVLKNAKELRVKESDRIKAMITNLQKCGIEAEELEDGFKITGGTPKSTLIESFGDHRIAMSFAILGLVCSMEIDDCSCIATSFPNFIALLENLGAQIDY; from the coding sequence ATGAAAATCAAAGCTCTTAAAGATGGATTTAAAGCGGAGTTAGAAAATGTCGCAGCGGATAAAAGCATTAGTCACAGATTTGCCATTTTTGCACTTTTAAGCGATAAAACTAGCACGGCAAAAAATTATCTTTTAGCAGAAGACACACTCAATACACTCAAAATCATCGAAAATTTAGGTGCTAAAGTCGAAAGAAACGGCAGTGAAGTTTGCATTAGTCCTAGTGCAAGAATTAAAGAGCCAACTTGCATTTTAGAATGTGGAAATTCTGGCACAGCAATGCGTTTAATGATAGGTTTTTTAGCTGGGGTTGCAGGATTTTTCGTTTTAAGTGGAGATAAGTATCTTAACAAAAGACCTATGAAACGCATTTGCGAGCCTTTAAGAGAAATAGGGGCTAAAATTATGGGAAGAGAAGACGCAAATTTCGCACCCATTTGCATAGAGGGACAAAAGCTTAAAAACTTTAATTATATCAGTGAAATTTCCTCAGCTCAAGTTAAAACGGCAATGATTTTGGCAGGATTTAGAGCTGATAAAATAAGTTATTTTAAAGAAAGTTTTTTAAGTCGTAATCATAGTGAGAATATGTTGAGCTTTATGGAAGCGCCGCTGAAAATTAAGCAAACAAGCCTTGAAATTTCTCCACTTAAAAAGCCATTAAAACCTCTAAATATCACTATACCAAATGATCCCTCTTCAGCCTTTTATTTTATCCTCGCCGCACTCATTTTGCCTAATTCTCAAATTTGCATTAAAAATGTTCTTTTAAATCCTACGAGAATCGAAGCTTATAAGGTTTTAGAAAAAATGGGTGCAAACATTTCTTATAAATTTGATGAAAAGAATTTCGAGCAAATTGGCACAATTTACGCCTCAAGTAGCAAACTACAAGCCATAGAAGTGAGTGAAAATATCCCCTGGCTTATCGATGAAGCCCCTGCTCTTGCCATAGCTTTTGCTCTTGCAAATGGCACAAGTGTGCTGAAAAATGCTAAGGAACTTCGCGTGAAAGAAAGTGATAGAATCAAGGCTATGATTACAAATTTGCAAAAATGTGGCATTGAGGCAGAAGAATTAGAAGACGGCTTTAAAATCACAGGAGGCACACCAAAATCAACGCTTATAGAAAGCTTTGGAGACCATAGAATTGCTATGAGTTTTGCCATTTTAGGCTTAGTTTGCTCTATGGAGATAGATGATTGCTCTTGCATTGCGACCTCTTTTCCTAATTTTATCGCATTACTTGAAAATTTGGGAGCACAAATTGATTATTGA
- the pheT gene encoding phenylalanine--tRNA ligase subunit beta — protein MIITRTWLSEWVNIDDKNLELLVKTLNSIGLEVDKAYSLKAPNNVVVGLVVEKEKHENAEKLSVCKVDIGTEILQIVCGAANVAQNQFVAVALNGAKMPNGLEIKKAKLRGVESNGMLCSSVELGFGKTNEGILVLDESMGELELGRELNSYNIFNDELIEIELTPNRGDCLSVYGVARDLAVALELDLNEKKNFKESENALGIGRILRLGVTRDLNSLLMYRAFELKEKLHNKLLINLRLAQAELLSQNPIENLLNYATHSTGVLFNAYDFDKLKKNNDELNFTLDKEEQGESKISCQEELLSISGIYQNANSKCDEKTKIVILEAHYTDPSVIAQSKGKYKEVDEKTFYRSFRGSEPKLGVGMDFLLQQIATIQDIMIYSSSQQVLDYKKEQIITISIETINNTIGQNIDKDEILKILKKLGFELLLSNDGLINIKVPLHRSDIKNIFDICEEIVRIIGIDNIISKGLEFVEKNHLNQSYKDYKELLNLRQNAVNSGYFESLHYVLDNEKELEIFGFDKLGLKLINPITEELNTLRSTLLNQLLNAASLNAKNSQKIIKLFQSGAVFNAKNEELHHIAFIHSGFKEEAKIANKAKPALVNFYDFLLDMRNILGTFELKTSNFSFLSPYEQAYIYKNNQKIGFLGRVHLNLETQKDLAKSYICELDLKLLKNEPKTAKPYSKFPKVSRDLSILAPKNFPYENIKEAIQKLKLDLLENFRLIDIYSDENLKDLYSLTLSFNFKSFEKTLEDKEVNLCLDTILKALEELGLKLR, from the coding sequence ATGATAATTACAAGAACTTGGTTAAGCGAGTGGGTTAATATTGATGATAAAAACTTGGAACTTTTAGTTAAAACTCTAAATTCCATAGGCTTAGAAGTTGATAAAGCTTATAGTTTAAAAGCTCCAAATAATGTGGTCGTGGGCTTAGTCGTAGAAAAAGAAAAACACGAAAATGCTGAAAAATTAAGCGTTTGCAAGGTCGATATTGGCACAGAAATTTTACAAATCGTCTGCGGAGCAGCTAATGTCGCACAAAATCAATTCGTCGCCGTAGCCTTAAATGGTGCAAAAATGCCAAATGGCTTAGAAATTAAAAAGGCAAAATTAAGAGGCGTAGAATCAAATGGTATGCTTTGTTCTAGTGTTGAGCTTGGCTTTGGTAAAACAAATGAGGGAATTTTAGTTTTAGATGAGAGTATGGGTGAGCTTGAGCTAGGCAGAGAATTAAATAGTTATAATATTTTTAACGATGAGCTTATCGAAATCGAACTGACGCCTAATAGAGGCGATTGCCTTAGTGTTTATGGAGTGGCTAGAGATTTAGCCGTAGCTTTAGAACTAGATTTAAACGAAAAGAAAAATTTTAAAGAAAGCGAAAACGCCCTTGGCATAGGGCGTATTTTAAGACTTGGTGTAACGAGAGATCTTAACAGCCTTCTTATGTATAGAGCTTTCGAACTTAAGGAAAAATTACACAATAAACTTTTAATTAATCTAAGACTTGCACAAGCAGAACTTTTAAGTCAAAATCCTATCGAGAATTTGCTAAATTATGCTACACATTCAACGGGGGTTTTATTTAATGCTTATGACTTTGATAAACTTAAAAAAAATAATGATGAGCTAAATTTTACCCTTGATAAAGAAGAGCAAGGCGAAAGTAAAATTAGCTGCCAAGAAGAGCTTTTAAGCATTAGCGGAATTTATCAAAATGCAAATTCAAAATGCGACGAAAAAACAAAAATAGTAATCCTAGAAGCACACTACACAGACCCTAGCGTAATCGCACAAAGTAAGGGAAAATACAAAGAAGTTGATGAAAAGACTTTTTATAGAAGTTTTAGAGGAAGCGAACCTAAACTGGGTGTTGGAATGGACTTTTTGCTACAACAAATAGCGACAATTCAAGATATTATGATTTATAGCTCCTCACAGCAAGTTTTAGACTATAAAAAAGAACAAATCATAACCATCAGCATAGAAACCATTAACAACACCATAGGGCAAAATATAGACAAAGATGAAATTTTGAAAATTCTTAAAAAACTAGGCTTTGAGCTTTTGCTTTCAAATGACGGCTTAATTAATATCAAAGTGCCATTGCATCGTAGCGATATTAAAAATATATTTGACATTTGCGAAGAGATTGTGCGTATTATAGGAATTGATAACATCATCTCAAAAGGCTTAGAATTTGTAGAAAAAAATCATCTCAATCAAAGCTATAAAGACTACAAAGAACTCTTAAATTTGCGTCAAAATGCAGTTAATAGCGGCTATTTTGAAAGTTTGCATTATGTCTTAGACAATGAAAAAGAACTTGAAATCTTTGGCTTTGATAAGCTAGGCTTAAAATTAATCAATCCCATAACAGAAGAATTAAACACTCTACGCTCCACGCTTTTAAACCAGCTTTTAAACGCGGCAAGTCTTAATGCAAAAAATTCGCAAAAAATTATTAAACTCTTTCAAAGTGGGGCTGTTTTTAACGCTAAAAATGAAGAATTGCACCATATAGCTTTTATCCATAGCGGCTTTAAAGAGGAGGCGAAAATCGCAAATAAAGCTAAACCCGCCTTAGTCAATTTTTACGATTTTCTTTTGGATATGAGAAATATTTTAGGAACATTTGAGCTAAAAACTTCAAATTTTAGCTTTTTAAGTCCGTATGAGCAAGCCTATATTTATAAAAATAACCAAAAAATAGGCTTTTTGGGTCGTGTGCATTTAAATTTAGAAACACAAAAAGATTTAGCTAAAAGCTATATTTGTGAGCTTGATTTAAAATTGTTAAAAAATGAGCCAAAAACCGCTAAACCTTATTCAAAATTTCCAAAGGTTAGCAGAGATTTAAGCATACTTGCACCTAAAAATTTTCCTTATGAAAACATCAAAGAAGCAATTCAAAAGCTCAAACTTGACCTTTTGGAGAATTTTAGACTAATCGACATTTATAGTGATGAAAATTTGAAAGATTTATACAGCTTAACCTTAAGTTTTAACTTCAAATCCTTTGAAAAAACCCTAGAGGATAAAGAGGTTAATCTATGCTTAGATACTATCTTAAAAGCCCTTGAAGAATTGGGGCTGAAACTAAGATGA
- the pheS gene encoding phenylalanine--tRNA ligase subunit alpha: protein MQKFIDEIQKAKTLGELENLRIAVLGKKGSLTAQFAKLKDLEGEAKKEFAAKINNLKEDFNKAFDEKLKILQNLELDEKMRKDALHFSYFDENAQKGALHPVLSTMDKIIEYFVALNFSIEKGPLIEDDFHNFEALNLPKSHPARDMQDTFYFDDERLLRTHTSPVQIRTMLSQKPPIRMIAPGAVFRRDFDLTHTPMFHQIEGLVVENGQKVSFANLKSVLEDFLRYMFGEVKVRFRPSFFPFTEPSAEVDISCVFCKGCGCRVCKNTTWLEVMGCGVVDPNVYGFVNYKNVSGYAFGLGVERFAMLLHQIPDLRSLYEGDLRLLEQFR from the coding sequence TTGCAAAAATTCATCGATGAAATACAAAAAGCTAAAACGCTAGGTGAGCTGGAAAATCTTAGGATTGCTGTGTTAGGAAAAAAAGGAAGTTTGACAGCACAATTTGCCAAACTCAAAGATTTAGAGGGAGAAGCAAAAAAGGAATTTGCGGCTAAAATTAACAATTTAAAAGAAGATTTTAATAAAGCTTTTGATGAGAAATTAAAAATTCTACAAAATCTTGAACTTGATGAAAAAATGCGAAAAGATGCTCTTCATTTTAGCTATTTTGATGAAAATGCACAAAAAGGAGCTTTACACCCAGTTTTAAGCACGATGGATAAGATTATAGAATATTTTGTCGCACTGAATTTCAGCATTGAAAAAGGTCCTTTAATCGAAGATGATTTTCACAATTTCGAAGCTCTTAATTTACCCAAATCTCACCCAGCAAGAGATATGCAAGATACTTTTTATTTTGACGATGAGAGACTTTTACGCACGCATACCTCGCCTGTGCAAATTCGCACGATGCTTTCGCAAAAACCGCCCATTAGAATGATAGCTCCCGGGGCTGTTTTTAGGCGCGATTTTGATCTCACACACACGCCTATGTTTCATCAAATCGAGGGCTTGGTTGTAGAAAATGGTCAAAAAGTGAGTTTTGCAAATTTAAAAAGCGTTTTGGAGGACTTTTTGCGTTATATGTTCGGTGAGGTTAAGGTGCGTTTTCGTCCTAGCTTTTTTCCTTTTACAGAACCTTCTGCGGAAGTGGATATTAGTTGCGTTTTTTGTAAGGGTTGTGGGTGTAGAGTGTGTAAAAATACCACTTGGCTTGAAGTGATGGGCTGTGGAGTGGTCGATCCTAATGTCTATGGTTTTGTGAATTATAAAAATGTTAGCGGTTATGCCTTTGGACTTGGAGTTGAAAGATTTGCAATGCTTTTACATCAAATCCCTGATTTACGCTCTTTGTATGAGGGCGATTTAAGATTACTGGAGCAATTTCGATGA